In uncultured Cohaesibacter sp., a genomic segment contains:
- a CDS encoding GntR family transcriptional regulator, with protein MISSLTDERRNAAGGYSQRALTTTQIVHQRLRNEIISMQRLPGAPISEKEIALEIGVSRTPIREALLRLSEERLVDIVPKSGTAVAKIPIADVLESQVARAALEQVTTIAAVKRAKGSDIASMRAVLVVQQEQKEAVNYEKFYKSDEDLHHAIAVAGGYPGIWTIIDRIKIQVDRYRLLTLQHPMRMERVLEEHRNIVEAIAEHDENRAAEAMRLHLDGLSAEDLRVIRDHNPSYFVGDLDQVLDRWGRDISSPT; from the coding sequence ATGATCAGTAGCCTGACTGATGAGAGGCGAAATGCTGCTGGAGGATATAGTCAGAGAGCGTTGACCACGACCCAGATCGTGCACCAGCGCCTTCGTAATGAAATCATCTCCATGCAGCGCCTCCCCGGAGCACCGATTAGCGAAAAAGAGATTGCATTGGAGATCGGTGTCAGCCGCACCCCTATCCGCGAAGCTCTTCTCCGGCTGTCAGAAGAGCGTCTGGTCGACATTGTCCCGAAGTCCGGCACCGCTGTCGCAAAAATTCCGATTGCCGACGTTCTTGAATCACAGGTGGCCAGGGCTGCCCTTGAGCAGGTGACCACGATAGCAGCCGTCAAGCGCGCCAAGGGCAGTGACATCGCAAGCATGCGGGCCGTGCTGGTCGTGCAGCAGGAGCAGAAGGAAGCCGTCAACTACGAGAAGTTCTACAAGTCGGACGAGGATTTGCACCATGCGATCGCCGTTGCGGGCGGATATCCGGGGATCTGGACCATCATAGACCGCATCAAGATCCAGGTGGACCGCTACAGACTTCTGACCCTGCAGCATCCAATGCGCATGGAACGCGTGCTGGAAGAACACAGGAATATCGTCGAGGCAATTGCCGAACACGATGAGAACCGCGCAGCAGAAGCCATGCGGTTGCATTTGGATGGCCTGAGTGCCGAAGACCTTCGTGTCATTCGGGACCATAACCCAAGCTATTTTGTCGGGGACTTGGATCAAGTCCTCGATAGATGGGGAAGAGACATCTCTTCTCCAACCTAG
- the kduI gene encoding 5-dehydro-4-deoxy-D-glucuronate isomerase, protein MSDDFGKGLGVSYFLERREFGLINIGGPAKVTVDGTVYDIDNEQALYISMGSRNVSFASIDPSNPAKLYYNSAPAHCAYPTTKISKDDAVQVAMGDKESCNERTINKFIIPDVLPTCQLTMGLTRLAPGSIWNTMPCHTHDRRMEVYLYFDIDEDNAVFHMMGEPTQTRHILVHNEQAVISPSWSIHSGVGTKAYTFIWGMVGENQVFDDMDHLKISELR, encoded by the coding sequence CTGTCCGATGACTTCGGCAAGGGCCTCGGCGTCAGTTATTTTCTCGAACGCCGCGAGTTCGGCCTGATCAACATCGGTGGCCCGGCCAAGGTTACCGTCGACGGCACGGTCTATGACATCGACAACGAGCAGGCCCTCTACATCTCGATGGGCTCGCGCAATGTGTCCTTCGCCAGCATCGATCCATCCAATCCTGCCAAGCTCTACTACAACAGCGCTCCGGCCCATTGCGCCTACCCGACCACCAAGATCAGCAAGGACGACGCGGTACAGGTCGCCATGGGTGACAAGGAAAGCTGCAATGAACGCACGATCAACAAGTTCATCATTCCCGATGTCCTGCCGACCTGCCAGCTGACCATGGGGCTAACCCGGCTGGCTCCGGGTAGCATCTGGAACACCATGCCCTGCCATACCCACGACCGGCGCATGGAAGTCTACCTGTATTTTGACATCGACGAGGATAATGCCGTCTTCCACATGATGGGCGAGCCAACCCAGACCCGTCACATTCTGGTTCACAACGAACAGGCCGTGATTTCGCCGAGCTGGTCGATCCACAGCGGCGTCGGCACCAAGGCCTACACCTTCATCTGGGGCATGGTTGGCGAAAACCAGGTGTTTGACGACATGGACCACCTGAAGATCAGCGAACTGCGCTAG